In Nocardioides nitrophenolicus, the genomic window GGCGTGGCTGACCACGGTCACGGCGAAGTAGGTGAGGACGACCGCGACGATCGACAGGATCGCGGCGACCAGCGCGCCGCCGAGCTCGTCGATGATCGACCGGGCGGCCTTCGAGTCCAGCAGGTCTCCGACCCCGGGCGCGATCATGCCGAACACCACGCCGAGGACGCCCGCCGCCACCGACCACAGCACCAGCGTGGTGGCGTGCACCTTCACCGTCAGCGCGAAGGCATCCGCGAGCCGCGGGGACCCGGTCCGCGGGCCCGGCCGGGTGGGCACCAGCCCCGAGCCGAGGTCGCGCCGCGACCGGAGCGCGAACGCGGCCGCCACGAGCAGGGCCGTCACCAGCAGGTAGCCGGGCAGCAGCCACCAGCGCACCTCGCCGTACGCGCGCACCTGGGTGTTCCAGCCCAGCGGCGAGAGCCAGCTCAGCCAGGCCGGGCCGGTGTCCCCGGCCGCGCGGAGCACGTAGAGGACGCCGACGGCCCCGGCGGCGTACGCCGCGCAGGTGCGGGCGCTCGCGGAGAGCTGGGCGGTCACGGCGCCGACACCCGCGGCCACCAGCGCGGTGCCGCCCCACAGCGCGCCGAAGGCGAGCGAGCCGACCGGGTCCAGCCCGGCGAGGGTGTTGCCGAGTGCGGTGAGCAGGCCGAGCGCGACCGCGAGCACGAGGGCCTCGAGCAGGGTGGCGACCAGCGCCGCCTGCCGGCCCACGGCGGTGCCGCCGACCAGCTCGGTGCGGCCGGTCTCCTCCTCGACCCGGGTGTGGCGGCGCACCACGACCACGAACAGCACGGCCACGAACACGGCGTAGAGCACGGTCATCTTGGTCATCGCCAGCTCGCCCTCGCTGGTGACGTCGAGGACCGGCCCGTAGAGCGCGACGATCGCGGGACTGGCGTTGATGGCCTCGGCTGCCCGCACCCGGTCGGCCTGGTCGGCGTACAGGCCCGGGGTCGCGGCCGCCGACGCGACGCTCATCAGGACCAGTACGCCGAGCGCCACCGGCGCGAGGACCCGGTCCTGGCGCAGCGCGAGCCGCAGCAGCAGCCGCCATCCGGTCATCGCCCGGCTCCGGCGCGGTCGCGGTAGGCGTCGAGGAAGAGCTCCTCGAGGCTGGGCGGGGTGCTGGTGAGGGCGGTGACGCCGGCGGCGGTCAGCGCGGTGAGCACGGCGGGCAGGCCGTCGGGGTCCACGGTGCAGCTCACCTGGCCGCCGTCGACCGCGAGGTCGTGCACTCCCGGCACGGCGCCGAGGTCCGGGGCCGGGCCGGTCAGGGTGGCCACGATCCGGCTCCGGCTGAGGTGGCGCAGGTCGCTGAGTCGCCCGCTCTCGACCACCCGGCCCTCGCGGATGATGGTCACCCGGTCGGCGAGCCGGTCGACCTCGCTGAGGATGTGGCTCGACAGCAGCACGGTCGCGCCGCGCGCGGTCTGCTCGGCGACGCACTCGTTGAAGATCTGCTCCATCAGCGGGTCCAGGCCCGAGGTCGGCTCGTCGAGGATGAGCAGGTCCGGGTCGGTGGCGAACGCGGCGACCAGCGCCACCTTCTGCCGGTTGCCCTTGGAGTAGGCGCGGCCCCGCTTGGTGGGATCGAGCGCGAACCGCTCGACCAGCTCCTCGCGCCGGGAGGCGGCCGGGTCGGCGCCCCGCATCCGGATCAGCAGGTCGACGATCTCGCCGCCGCTCAGGTTCGGCCACAGGCTCACGTCGCCCGGAACGTACGCCAGCCGCCGGTGCAGGCTCGCCGCGTCCCGCCACGGGTCGCCGCCGAGGATCCGGACCTCGCCGGCGTCCTTGCGCAGCAGGCCGAGCAGCACCCGGATGGTGGTCGACTTGCCGGCGCCGTTGGGCCCCAGGAAGCCGTGCACCTCCCCCGGCTCGACGCTCAGGTCGAGCCCGTCGAGGGCGCGGAAGGAGCCGAACGTCTTCACGAGGCCACGAACCTCGACGAGGGGGCTGGTCATGGCTCCATGATGCAGCGCTGGGCCCTCCGCCGAGTCGAGCTCGGCCTCGACGGAGGCTCGCGCGCCGCCGTACGCGAGGATCGGGGCATGCAGATCGCGACCGACGACCCGCGCCGACCCGACGTGCTCGGCCTGCTCGAGGAGCACCTCAGCGACATGTACGCGACCTCACCGGCCGAGAGCGTGCACGCGCTCGACCCCGACGCCCTCGCCGCGCCCTCGATCACCTTCTGGACCGCCCGCGAGGACGACCTCCTGCTCGGCTGCGTGGCGCTCAAGCGGCTCTCCGACGAGCACGCCGAGCTCAAGTCGATGCGCACCGCCACCGCGGCTCGCCGCCGCGGCATCGCCGGACTGCTCCTCGACCACGTGCTGACCGCGGCCCGTGAGCGCGGCCACCGCCGGATCAGCCTGGAGACCGGCACCGAGGACTACTTCGCCGCGGCCCGGACCCTCTACCTCGGCCGCGGCTTCACCGAGTGCGGCCCGTTCGAGGGCTACGTCCTCGACCCCCACAGCGTCTTCCTCACCCGGGAGCTCTGAGCCCGGCGGCGCCGGCGTTGTGGACGCTCACCACCAGCGCCTGGGCGTCACGGAGCGCCTGCTCGAGCACCGCCCGCCGCGGATCCGGTACGGCGAGCCACGGCCCGACCACGCCGACCGAGTGCAGCCGCGGGTCGGCGAGCACCTCGTCCACCGCGCCCCGGTCTCCCCCGGCCACCACCTCGCCGACCCCGGCCAGCACCGTCGCGGCGTGATCGGCGGCGGCCTCGTAGGCCACCCGCGCCTGGTTCGCCCGCCGCCGGGCGAAGCGCTGCTGCGACTGCCCACCGGCCTTGGTCCGGCCCTGGACGTGCCGCCGGCCGACCTTGCTCGCCGTCAGCGCACCGCCCTCGATCCGGGCCATCGCGAAGCCGCCCTTGC contains:
- a CDS encoding ABC transporter permease, coding for MTGWRLLLRLALRQDRVLAPVALGVLVLMSVASAAATPGLYADQADRVRAAEAINASPAIVALYGPVLDVTSEGELAMTKMTVLYAVFVAVLFVVVVRRHTRVEEETGRTELVGGTAVGRQAALVATLLEALVLAVALGLLTALGNTLAGLDPVGSLAFGALWGGTALVAAGVGAVTAQLSASARTCAAYAAGAVGVLYVLRAAGDTGPAWLSWLSPLGWNTQVRAYGEVRWWLLPGYLLVTALLVAAAFALRSRRDLGSGLVPTRPGPRTGSPRLADAFALTVKVHATTLVLWSVAAGVLGVVFGMIAPGVGDLLDSKAARSIIDELGGALVAAILSIVAVVLTYFAVTVVSHAGHDEEDGRAELVLATATSRGRWFAASAVLALAGTAWLLLVTGAGLWLGYVAADGPGIGNLLVAALAWAPAAWAVAALAVLSLAAGLRWSVLVWAWPAACLTLSLLGDLLDLPGWLTGLSPYAHVPSVPAETWSWGSAAGLSAVAAALLTVAWWRFRERDIG
- a CDS encoding GNAT family N-acetyltransferase, coding for MQIATDDPRRPDVLGLLEEHLSDMYATSPAESVHALDPDALAAPSITFWTAREDDLLLGCVALKRLSDEHAELKSMRTATAARRRGIAGLLLDHVLTAARERGHRRISLETGTEDYFAAARTLYLGRGFTECGPFEGYVLDPHSVFLTREL
- a CDS encoding acVLRF1 family peptidyl-tRNA hydrolase, whose translation is MPEVLVPPARWQRWLANFAASHGGVVQATVEGGVHGAGTDGSSFTARLPFSRDYDGPPDELAEHAVAPAGWGVLLVRKGGFAMARIEGGALTASKVGRRHVQGRTKAGGQSQQRFARRRANQARVAYEAAADHAATVLAGVGEVVAGGDRGAVDEVLADPRLHSVGVVGPWLAVPDPRRAVLEQALRDAQALVVSVHNAGAAGLRAPG
- a CDS encoding ABC transporter ATP-binding protein, giving the protein MTSPLVEVRGLVKTFGSFRALDGLDLSVEPGEVHGFLGPNGAGKSTTIRVLLGLLRKDAGEVRILGGDPWRDAASLHRRLAYVPGDVSLWPNLSGGEIVDLLIRMRGADPAASRREELVERFALDPTKRGRAYSKGNRQKVALVAAFATDPDLLILDEPTSGLDPLMEQIFNECVAEQTARGATVLLSSHILSEVDRLADRVTIIREGRVVESGRLSDLRHLSRSRIVATLTGPAPDLGAVPGVHDLAVDGGQVSCTVDPDGLPAVLTALTAAGVTALTSTPPSLEELFLDAYRDRAGAGR